ATAAGTGActatattttaacaatttattttagagTTTATTAACATATATCTACTCTATTTACATGCTACTCTTGTGAATAGGTACATCTACTTATTCGATCTTTTAgaaagattatttaaaaaatatataattaaaatttcttatattttatctaaAGTGTAAATTGTTAACAATatacattttctaaaaaaaatggatgcacattaacaaattcaaagtaaaacACCGTAgaataagtaaaaattaaatcattagatcatatttaattaaaacccTTTTACATGCTatgaataatgttattttttgttgtatCTATTCATACGGCTACTGCTTTCTAAAGAGTCTCTTTctcttatatttgaaaaaaaaaaatcagaaaatctTCCCAACCAAAATGCAGGTATATTTCacaatttggaaaaaaattctaattgttaaataaaacaaggacatgaaaaattaagtttacaaattttaatacaaaaaatacccacttaaatatatttacatcatttataatttgatatttaaaaacCTGAAATCATGTTTGTATAATAGTAACGAGAGTCCTAAATTCGATGTCAGATCAGCCACAAAGAAATATGATAGGGGACCACCCTATACGTGATTAATTTAGTCGCATTGCTTTCATTTTCCTTCTAACACCAGAAACAATGTACCTTACACAAAGAGAACTTCACTTCACAACCCTAACAAAACAATAATGGCTCCACTTAAATGCAAATGTTTCCACTTTCGACTAATCAATCCCTTAAATTTGCGATATCACTTAGGATTCTTTTCACACCAAGTAAgttgaataaatattattacatgtCAAAACTCCACCCACGAAAAACTTTTCGGGCCTGTGATCCATTGACttctaattagaaaataaaagacaattttctttttgattaaaaaaggagtattattttttcctcgacaaaataattaagaatatatattgaaaaagtGTATAAGGAATGCCCGTGGAATTACAAACAGAAGCTGAAAGTGCAGTGCCCTAAAACCCATTGCTATTGATAATGGTTAGTTAATATTTGTGCGAACgtattacaaatatttaataaccACCGAAACAGGAACTGAACCTATGGAAAGTACAAAAGATGATTACACATGACATTCAATTAAAGTGATTAATTAAGTGCCTCTATTTAAATATTAGTGactatttaaaacaaataactatatgggaaaactaaataaattttcCCCAATAGTACATTTTAAGTAGGGGTGGGTAAGTGGGTTGGTTCGTTCCGCGTAAGGCCCGCTCACATTATTGACAGCAGATTGGGTCAGTCCATCTCGCATTCTTATATGGACCTAATAAATTGATCCGTCTCCGTCCTGCAGACCCCGCGTGTCAAACTgacctaattttaaaagaatttcaatttcaatacaaatgcaacataatcaaattaagttcaacacAAATGCAAATAAAATATCAACCATTAATCAATtgcatcaataaaataaataatgtcttaacaaaagaaaattcaagcaataaatctaaaatatgaaacttaaacatctctaacaacaaataatttcatatttgaagTAGTTTGAGCCTTCTCCATCTTCACATCTTCATATTCTTTTCCTAAAACTCAAAGCGATAATAAATATTCGAATCAACTCAAGTTAAGTGATTAAAAGACAACAATTATTAAACATTATTTACCTTGCTCATCAAATCTTAGTAACcaatttttaatacatataaGGCTTGCACATTGTCACCAAAAAGCCTAGTTCGATATTTGTCAAGCACCCGCGAACCAATACTAAATGTCGATTTGGAAACCATAGTTGTAATTTAGATGCTCAAAATATCATAAGACAACAATGAAAGATCTGGATTAAACGAGATTCTTAAGGTGTTGTAGTTTGTGAGATTCTCAAACCATAGATTAAGTGGACTTATGGGCAACCCGCGGACCCCGTGGGTCAAACTCGCACAGTCCGTTGATTAAGCGGGACGGGCCTTAAAATAATACATGATCatgaactatttaaaaaaattggtccaCTACCCGTGTGGACCGCAGATCCTGCATACCAGTGCATGGACCTGAACCTATTTATCCACCCCTAATTGTaagtttaatcaaatttttaagtaaaaatatatcaaaagtaactaaaaattatttctgtGATCCACATTTAAGTTAtgtgtatgaatttaaaaacattaattataaaattttcactaaaaaataatcatcaataaaattggtgaatatattagaaagaatttgtttaaactaaaaaaaactttaaaatagtcattttttaaaaatatttttaaataaacaaataatatttactttttcaaaaaaaaacttcttattttaaataaaaataatttaaataacacatcataaaaataaacatctacttattttattaaaaaaacatttgcaTATTGTAACCGAAGTACTTCATTTAATTACTAGGGCCTTCAAGGCATACAGTACCCAAAGTACTTCATTTAATTACTAGGGCCTTCAATCACCAATTAATAGTATATAGTATACAGCACGGTCAACAAAATTTACTGGTGATCCTTAgcttatcttttaataaaagtttAGCATATGATTATGCTTGGCTTCTTGTGACTGACCATAACAAAAGCTGAGGACAAGTGGGACCATCGATTAAATAATTTCTTGACTATATGGCTATTTAAATagtaaattattcaaatataatatactaagaaaaagaagaggacTCTGACTCTAGTGAACATCCTCTAAAAGAAGCAAATTAGAGattctcattaattttttattatgtatttatcCTTCAAATTCTTTGTTTCAATTTCGAGCACGACGCACGTGGTAGGCAtttcattttcatgtttgttaatGCGACATGGCTTCAGTATGAGCTTTAAACCTGCATAGCAGTCGTTAAGAAATCAGAATATATCaatcaaaaaatattgttgggtggtatttaaaaaaattatatttaactgtAGTAcgtatcattttcatttttaaaataatcattattaataataaatcgATTGTACATCCTTATAATATTTtgtcttattttatttgtaatgaCAGCAGTAGTTACCtagcaaaattattttgttgataattttaattatatgttattttatataaaagtatttaatcaattaatctGGATATACACACTTACGTCATTTTCCTTCCCAGTCACTTTTGTCAATTTTTGTCGTTAGTGGTTCGCTTGGTTGTAGTAAACAACTATTCCTTTAAAAGAACGAAATTGGTTTAAACTCTCATGTTGCCAtctagtaaaattttaaaaacctttataatttaatattttttaaaaatatgaaataattatcaGACTTTGTTTTTAAACATTACCATTTTAGATATTTTGAGTAAGGGGCATTTAAAGTAAACATGTTTTAAGTATAAAAGTATATgcttatattttctaataactaaaaattatgttattgaatcacaaatatttaataaaattatctataaaaatagttagaaaataaaaattacataaataaacataaaattttaccataaataaaaaatttaaaaaaattctaattcaagaacaaaaagaaaaaaaatatataacagctaaaattatcattaaaaaaatattacttcaagtgatatttcaaaaaatattaaaaaatcttaatttattcgatagtcaaataaaatttttagttaataaaaaaactaaaaatttacttaaataaattaccaaacacactctttcaaatttcaagatatTAATTCAATAGCAAAGTTaagtcatatgctaaacttctTCGccctaaaataaatttgattaaaatttaatatttcctttttataaTTGGTAAACCACGTATTAATTCAATCAAACAAGAagttaaatttatgaatttaatttatataaactgTAAGCGAAAAATCGTTttacatatacatataataaaatttaattattttactatgTTATCTGATTCATTTATTATGTGATAACAAAGTGATTTCCTTTTAGATTTCTTTGTTTTAGTAATCAAATGAACTTTATGACGAAATTTAAACTACTCATTAGCTCAGCATCTTAtcttattcaaaaaaaataaagcgtCTGTCACTAACGTGGCACACTGCTATGGCAACTAACCCTtatattattgatgattattttttttatgtatatgactaattttactattattaattattaatattagtattgtgataaataagaaaataaaattggtcAGGGTCCAGTGCGTGTCACACGAGTGGGGTACGATACGAGATAGAGttacctcttcttcttcctcttcattcttttcctttttattcttcttctttagcTGTTTCTCAAAACCCTCATCATCACGTTCACGTTCCCGTTCCTTTTAATGCCTTTTCGTACACCATAACCTTCTCTCATCCAAAACTtccaatctctctctctctctctttctctaatATCTTTCACAACTTGCCGGAAAATTCTCGCCGGCGGCGGCGATGGCCGACTATTTCTCCGGCTCCGTCGAATTCGGACTCAACCTCTCGAAGCGAATATACTACGGTAAAGGATCGGCTCCGTCGCCGGCGCCGGCGATGTCGCGGTCCCTGTCGAAGTCGCCGGAGGGATACCTCCCGACGGCGCCGATGTGCTACGCGGTGATATCGGATCCGGAGAAGGTGGAGAATCCGGACATTCGGAGCTACCAGCCGTATGTGCTCGGTCAGTGCGAGCCTCCGGCGCTGATACCGCTGGAGCTTCACGGCGTCGCCATGGAAGTTGAGTGTTCTTTGGACACGGCGTTCGTAACGGTCACCGGAAAGTGGCGCGTGCATTGCGTGACCGCAAGTAGTACGTGTGACTGCCAGGTTGCCATACCTATAGGTGAAGAGGTAAATAAATGCTCAACTGTAGTATGAATTCCAATTATCatgcatattttaattttcttaattttaagctttttttagttatttaaatacaaaataagctGATCGAAATATACTTTATATAATTCTTTTGAGTTTATATGTTGCCAACTAATAATcgtcaatataaattttaagataatcatcataaaaatttataaatttacaatatataattatttatcatttataattaaatgatagagtaaaaactctgtatattatcattatatatactattttctattcaccaaaaaaaaaaatgtattcttggtttcattttgatgaaaaaaagtaaaaaaaaaaatggcggTAAAAGGGATACGCGTATGTATCTGAATGCATATAAAGAGTAAAAAAGAAGGTTGTGTGTAATTGTGCATGTGTTTAGATTATTTAAAGAGAGTTGTTAAGGCCTAAACTGGTTATTTGTTGGAAAGTAATAGCGGGTTTGAAATTAATGATAAAGACTATGTTGaggaaagatttttttatttttaaaccttTAAACGTCGGTCTCCAAAAAAGTAAAAGCATTTGTATGTTCATGGCCCAAACAAAAAAGTGAAAACAAGGGAATAATACGAGAGAAgtgtttggtttgtttttagcctttttttagttattatattttcattaataattataaagtaattttactttttatttattgttttgaaaaaatctgCGAGAGAAGTAAATGCGTTCGttattttcttcacaaaaatttgaaagttactaatttaatgtgatttttttctCCTGTAATACATTTTCAGTAGGTAACAattgaaaaatatcaatttgatttaattttgtgaAGGAGAttgtgaaaataatattttatttcataatattaataaaatataaaaataaattgttttaaattattaataaatatacaaatttaatttcatgcaCTGACATGTTTAAGCTTTTATATTGTtatcaaatcatatatatatatatatatatatatatattaattatgaaatataataaatttattaattttttataataattaccctAAATGTTATGCTGATAATAAATTCTCATTAGTTGACAATATAAAAACTTTCACACTAGCAATCCGTGATAACTagactttctctctctctctctctctctctctctctctctatatatatatatatatatatatatatatatatataagcttaaagtaaaaaataacaaatcaaacacccaagaaataaaataaaaaatagtaatatctttgtaataataaaaaataaaagtagaaaagaaaaagactcgGATAGTTGAACGCCTAAATGGtgttataaattagtttataagccatgttgttgttttttaataaagccatgttgttgttttttaataaagccatgtttttttttctcacgatgactaaaagaggaaaatatCCCAATCATTGGATTATGCatgcatgttaaaaacattcaaacataaaagattaaaagtcaTTTAGCTACGTAGAAAAAAAAGAGTCATTTAGCACAATTTGTTGAGCTAGATTCTGTTGAGCTAGATTCGTGAATGTTGTAACTTTGTGGTActattagagataaaaaaaattgatcttttTGAGTGATCATATGTTTTAAATAACTTCTTATTTAGATTGAATCTCTTATGTTACATTCATATAATATTGGGCTAACAGTATCATCTTTCCCTCACAATGATGTTAACTATgttaacatccctcttgattggAAAATTATACGTACTTTCCtatctttctttatatatatatatatatatatatatatatatatatatatatatatattattttacacgTTGAGACATGTTTTTAGAAAGCTACACATAAATTCCTAATTTTAGGATACGAACCATGcacatagtattttttaaaattaataaaataaggaaaatgcaaggaagtTAGGTAAAATGTTTATAgttaataaaaatgtaattaacattatttttttaaaaaaattattttaaggaaTATCAATATAACTATCCgtataatattttacattatttaataCTTGGTGTGAAACAAAATAGAATACTTTTTGTTTagtgaaaacatatttttctacATGTTTACCTCTAAAAAAACCATTAACCTTATCATGTATGAGAGTTTGTAATTGGATTATTATGTGAAAGACTTTTACCCTTTTGGtgtatgtattatttatttattttgcaatgGATAATTTTCTATAAAAGATGTTTTAAGCTGAAAATAGTTTTCAGGAAAATGTTTTTACCAATGAAAAGATATTTATTTGTCAAGTTATTTTGGTAAGATCAAAAGGAAGTGAAGTTTTCAAGAGAATACGTGATGTATCCACTATCCTGGTAAGTTTTAGACTATGGTTCTTTGTAACAAAGCCAAAGGTTACTAAGGACTTGTTTCAATACACTTTTAAAAAcagtttttagttttcaaaaaataaaagatacaaaAAACTTTATTTGCATTTTTGGTAAGTGTTTCTTTGCTTATCATAATAAGAGGCGCTGGTGAGTATACACTTCTCTGAAGAATTACAGAACAAAAAggcaaaattttaaagaataatgcTTGGCAATGCACATGTTTACTCCATAAACAATAGGATATTATGCATAAGATCAATTTGGTAAGGATAGATGAGGATGGAGAAAATTCATTTTGTGTTTTGCTTAGTTGACATTCATTCTGACTAGCAATTTCCACATGATTGAGAAGAGGATTGATTGTATGGATGGATCAGACTTAAAATGGAGTTTTTACAAACTAGAAGTGCTTTTGAAGCATGTCCCACCATTTCTAGTGGATGATACTGCACTCAGCTCTACAGCTCATTCTTGTTATCTGGAGTAGTGAAGCAGAGAGGAAGGTTGCTAGTACTCATGATTTACGTCAAAGAtgattaattgttaattaattataattataattagcaGACATCATTTGTTTAGACAACATGAATATGTGTTGCGTGACTTGTGTCCACTCTGCCATCCTAACAATCTGTTGAAGTTGGGTTTTCAGTGTTGAGAATGTAATCATCAAGATGCACTTGTGTTTATTAAGTTGCATTTCTTAGTCGGTCTTGTTACATCATTAATATTGTCATGATGATGGACAACCTAGAATGTTTTGTTATTAGTTTATGTCACGATGCTCGATGAAATTGCATGCCAATTTTTTCTGTAACTTCATATGCAGTTTGTTTCATGAGTTCTCAAGTTATTATGATGTGGCTAACAGGGTTCACTTCTAGGTCTAGAGGTTGATGGTTCTGGAAGATCTTATCATACTGAATTGATCTCtctgaaagatgaaaaggatAAGAATAAAGTGGCCAAAGCTAAAGACGGATACTTTTTGAAAAGCCATATATACACCGTTAAGATTCCACAGGTTATTATTACATAGCAAAACATAACTTCATTGTTAATACTTGATAGTTATTAATGTGCACATCCTATTTATTAgagaaattatttttgtcttgcAGTTTAGGGGAGGCTCCGTCTTCTCAATTAAGATCAGATGGTCacagaaaatattatttcatgatGGCCAGTTATCTCTCTGTGTCCCTTTCAGCTTTCCCTCATACGTCAACCCTGCTGGAAGAAATATTTCTAAGAAAGAGAAGATATTTTTGAAAGTTAATTCCGGTGCTACAACGGAAGTGTTATGCAAAACCACCAGCCATCCTTTTAAGGTAAAATCTATTGCGCTATTACAAAGTTCAGTTTGGCCTCCATTAGACTTGAACTAAACATTATCTTTACGACTTTCCAGGAACTACTGCGCCAAGCTggcaaattaaatttatcatatgaaGCAGAAGTGCTAACATGGTCAAGTACAGACTTAAGTTTTTCGTACTCTGTAAGACCTAGAAGCATAGAGTtctactaaaattatttttaattcaatttcataCAAGCAACAAGGAGTGGATTCTGAAGTCTGAACCATAGACATTCAGAATCAGACCGAGTATTATCTGTgccataataaaattttattaacttaatGATCTGGCGCTTTTACGCAGGTTTCTTCAAATGACATATTTGGAGCTGTTCTCTTGCAATCTCCATTCCTGCGTGATTTTGACGAAAGAGAGATATTTTGCTTGTATCTTTACCCGGGAAACAGCCCGGATAGAAAGGTTTGTTGCAATATTATGATATGccaattttttctaaaaattacttGTGATTGCTTTAACACGGAATAGCTAGATCAGGTTGTATGTATACATGCTACATGAATGCATCAAATGGTTATCTTGCACATTGCACGTGAgctttctttatttctcttccTCATATATGAACAAATAAGACGGATCTGCCTGTTCTTTGCTAAAGTTTTAACTGAGCAAGAATAATTTCATCTAGAAGTAATTAGAAACATATTGCACTTGGAAAATTGCCAAGGAACAAAACTAGTTCAAAAGAAGATAGAAATATTATATAGTTAGCATTGCACAGGTGTATGCCTGTTTCGAATCTTCAATCATGCCGCCTTTACTTTTCAAGCGCATTTATAATGGAGGATTCTGTCGCTTGATAGGTTTTTAAAAAGGATGTGGTGTTTGTAGTAGATATAAGCGCAAGTATGAAGGGAACTCCTCTTGATAACACAAAGAATTCCCTACTGACATCACTCTCTCAACTAAATGCACAAGATACATTTAACATTATAGCTTTCAATGGGGCGGTCTACTTATTTTCATCATCAATGGAAAGAGCTACAGAGGAAGCAATTTTAAATGCTACCACGTGGGTTGACACCAATTTTATTGCTAATGGTGACACTAATATCATGCTTCCCTTAACACAGGTAATtgttatttgttgaaattttcaATGTGATGCGCAAAATATTGTTCTCTTTTTTCATGGCTTGTTAATTAAGACTTTTCtgctatttttgttttctcaatTCAATTGCACTAATGAAAGTATTATTACGTCTAAAGAGGAGATGTAAAGCCTAAGGCCACTATTTTGTTATCTTATTAGctctttgattttattatttatacatCAAATTTGTTGGAGTGACAAGTGATAGTGAATAAGTCTTGCATTGAACAGGAATAAGTTGAGTAATATATAAGTGGGAATGACTCATATCTAACATTGTTAGATTTTGGATTGGATGCAGTGTTAAATTCACTCGTGTTATTTGTATGAGACAAAAATGAGCTCATTCTTATTTACTTTGTATTCTCCCATTTGTCTTGGAGTCTACCTGGCTTTTTTATGGGTAAAGTCTACAACCTTATCTTTAGTACATTGCACTTTGAGTCTTTGGGAGTTTTCTAGGATTAACAATATCACATGCCTTATCTGACTTCAGGACTTGGTATCGGTGTTTGATTTGCTTGTAATGTTAAACGTAAAGATAAGAAGGTAGATTTGTTGCTGGTATGATATACTTACCTTTTAATGACAGCACATTCTATGCGGTGTTTAATAACTTGTATCCCGTGCAAAACTTTTGGATGCTGAATCCTAAATATGTACATATTGTGATacgagttttttttatttaatattctgCTCTATCTTAGGCAATGAAGCTACTTGAGAAATCAACTGATTCGGTTCCTCTTATTTTTCTCGTTACCGATGGGGCTGTTGAGGATGAGAGAGATATATGCAATTTTGTGAAAAGCTATGTCTCAAGTGGGCAATCGTTTCGAACACCTCGCATATATACTTTTGGCATAGGCAAGAATTCTAGCTTCCTCTTCTATTTATACTCTTCAGAAAATAGTTTCCGGGATATTATTAATTGGCAATGTTCGTTTGACACTTCAACCTTTGATAAGAGTTTTACTTCAGCTAATGTTTTAAGTCGccaaaaatgtgtttttgtgtgtgtgaaagctaaaaatattttgaaacttaatttagGCATGTTTTAAACCGAAGAAACGAATGTTTTGACATGCTTCTTAAATTGTCAAGACGAGAGTGTTACAAAATAGTTTCCACTTTGTTCAAGAATAAAGTAAATCAAGAGTGTACGTACCCATATTGACAAGGTCTTGGGTTTGACTCTACCGGTGGACTTTCATCCACCGGTCATCTATAAGTACCATTAGTGTTTGGCAAAGCCCTGAGCTTGGAATGGGTTTACCTCCCATCCACCCAAACTTTTTctaacaaaaacttttttttttatcctttaaggAATTGTGTATTTGTCAATTAGCAATTATTGGGCTTGTGACTATTATGATGTTGTCAGTCTGAATATAGAAGCTTCTATTTATCAATACTTCATATTGGCATACTAttcaacatatatttatttattattagtctcTTTATTTGTTgcaacacttttattttttagtaatatttCTGTTTcgtaatttgaaaatttcaggTTTATATTGTAATCACTACTTCCTGCAAATGCTAGCACAAATTGGGAGGGGCCACTATGATTCTGCTCATGATTTAGGTCAGTTTCTTTCCTTGCCCAGTCAACCTAAGATCACAACTTGAAGTTAGCGCAAATTTgaggcttaattttttttttaaaaaaaatgtttcataatATGATTCTGCTCCATCGTACatatttgaagttttattaatctatctatcttttttttttttttttttatctatcttgTCTTAGATTCAATTGACTTTAGAATGCAAAGACTATTCAGTTCAGCTTCATCAGTTATGGTAGCTGATATAACAATCAAAAGTTTAGAAggtcttgattcacttgaggtACGTATCCAAGAACGTTTTATCCTTAATTATAACTGAAAAAGCGCTCTaatgatatatcatatatagCTTACTTAAAGATCATATTTACATGTTACATTAcatcttttttatgtttaaactaTATTCTGATTGTTGCAGTTATTCCCAACTCATATACAAGACATATCATTTGAAAGTCCCTTGATCTTATCAGGAAGATACAGTGGAACTTTTCCTGAATTAGTTAAAGTCACTGGTACTTTGGCAGATATGACTAACTTCGTAGTAGACCTTAAagtgaaaagagaaaaggatatgCAGCTCAGTAATGTAATATCTCACTCCTAAGACTTACCACGTATTCATCATACCTGGTTGTGATTTATCCCATCTTAGCAAATGGGAACTGAATATTACCATGCAACTCAACTCATATGCATAGCTCCTCCTACATAGTATTATATCACCATAAATATTCAATGCTGTGCTGCTGTTACGTTGGCTTCACTATCTACTTCCATTGCTCACACAACACTTTACTTTGGTTGGGTAGGCAGTCGATGCATTAAGTGGATGGTCTTTTAGTCATTCTTTCACAAACCTATGTCGCATCTACATCTTTGCTTCAATTCTTAAACCCTTGAGACATTTATAAGTCAAAAGACTCAACATATACTGGTTCTGTATTATAGGTTTCTTCCTTGGACATGTGGTATCTATATCTCATATCATTGCGAATAAAATTTTTTCTAGTCACAGAATCATTTGAAATGCAAATCCTTTGAATAGGGTGATTGCTGAATGCACACTCGGCTATATGATTTGATATAAATTTTGGAATTCTCTGCAGGTCCTTTCAAAGAGACATATAGATCAGGTCACTGCTCAAGCCTGGTTGTTAAAAAGTAAAGAGCTGGAGGAGAAGGTTTGTCTATTATGCATTTTTGTGCATATTGAATTTcctcttgaaagagaaaaagaaactaaaaaaaggtgaaaatggAATATTTAAGGAGACCAGTTTACATTAAGACAGAAAGAGTTGAAGGAAAACGGGGCTGGAGAGTGCTGGActgaaaaatgttgttttggAGAAAACGTGTCTGCTATCTAAGTGTGATATATtgttaatgttaaaataaaaatttgatccttgatgtcattttttcttttggatcCTACATGAAAATATTCTATATTTTAGTTCcaagatttgaaaatgtttacgAATTGATCCATATTTATTGCTGAAGTTATAACAGTATTAGGTTTTGCTAAGTTGACAAACTTTTGTCCTATATGATAACTTAAGAACCAACACAATTAAGAGTTTGTCAACTCAGCAAAATCTAGCACTATTATAACTTTGATTATTGGTAAGGATCAATtc
This region of Glycine max cultivar Williams 82 chromosome 7, Glycine_max_v4.0, whole genome shotgun sequence genomic DNA includes:
- the LOC100807956 gene encoding uncharacterized protein isoform X2, whose protein sequence is MADYFSGSVEFGLNLSKRIYYGKGSAPSPAPAMSRSLSKSPEGYLPTAPMCYAVISDPEKVENPDIRSYQPYVLGQCEPPALIPLELHGVAMEVECSLDTAFVTVTGKWRVHCVTASSTCDCQVAIPIGEEGSLLGLEVDGSGRSYHTELISLKDEKDKNKVAKAKDGYFLKSHIYTVKIPQFRGGSVFSIKIRWSQKILFHDGQLSLCVPFSFPSYVNPAGRNISKKEKIFLKVNSGATTEVLCKTTSHPFKELLRQAGKLNLSYEAEVLTWSSTDLSFSYSVSSNDIFGAVLLQSPFLRDFDEREIFCLYLYPGNSPDRKVFKKDVVFVVDISASMKGTPLDNTKNSLLTSLSQLNAQDTFNIIAFNGAVYLFSSSMERATEEAILNATTWVDTNFIANGDTNIMLPLTQAMKLLEKSTDSVPLIFLVTDGAVEDERDICNFVKSYVSSGQSFRTPRIYTFGIGLYCNHYFLQMLAQIGRGHYDSAHDLDSIDFRMQRLFSSASSVMVADITIKSLEGLDSLEVLSKRHIDQVTAQAWLLKSKELEEKVTKMSIQNKVPSEYTCMNIVLVQSDEGKKAPEQFLLQKAYNKLSFQKLELNNQNLFLGGLNLGFGDLKATAENLPPAIKEAKPPEGLLGKAASNCCGRLADTCCGMCLLQTCTFVNDQCTIVCTQICAALACFELIKCCVELCDCDCLQ
- the LOC100807956 gene encoding uncharacterized protein isoform X1 yields the protein MADYFSGSVEFGLNLSKRIYYGKGSAPSPAPAMSRSLSKSPEGYLPTAPMCYAVISDPEKVENPDIRSYQPYVLGQCEPPALIPLELHGVAMEVECSLDTAFVTVTGKWRVHCVTASSTCDCQVAIPIGEEGSLLGLEVDGSGRSYHTELISLKDEKDKNKVAKAKDGYFLKSHIYTVKIPQFRGGSVFSIKIRWSQKILFHDGQLSLCVPFSFPSYVNPAGRNISKKEKIFLKVNSGATTEVLCKTTSHPFKELLRQAGKLNLSYEAEVLTWSSTDLSFSYSVSSNDIFGAVLLQSPFLRDFDEREIFCLYLYPGNSPDRKVFKKDVVFVVDISASMKGTPLDNTKNSLLTSLSQLNAQDTFNIIAFNGAVYLFSSSMERATEEAILNATTWVDTNFIANGDTNIMLPLTQAMKLLEKSTDSVPLIFLVTDGAVEDERDICNFVKSYVSSGQSFRTPRIYTFGIGLYCNHYFLQMLAQIGRGHYDSAHDLDSIDFRMQRLFSSASSVMVADITIKSLEGLDSLELFPTHIQDISFESPLILSGRYSGTFPELVKVTGTLADMTNFVVDLKVKREKDMQLSNVLSKRHIDQVTAQAWLLKSKELEEKVTKMSIQNKVPSEYTCMNIVLVQSDEGKKAPEQFLLQKAYNKLSFQKLELNNQNLFLGGLNLGFGDLKATAENLPPAIKEAKPPEGLLGKAASNCCGRLADTCCGMCLLQTCTFVNDQCTIVCTQICAALACFELIKCCVELCDCDCLQ